The Synergistota bacterium DNA window ACCAGAGGCAAAGCCTATTCTACCAGCCAAAAGTAGCAATGTCAACTGGTCTTCTTCTTTAGAAAACAAAAATCCACTCGACGATTTCCGTCATTTTTTCACCTTTTCCTCTAAAAGCTTCAGCTCTCTTTCAAAAGCTTTAAAAACCTCTTCAGTATAAAGAACGAAGATTATCTCCTCAAGATTAGTGTTTTCCGCTTCTATCAGGTAGAGCCTCACCTCATCAAGCATGGCTTTGGCACATCTATCAAAGGGGAATCCTCCTACCCCCGTTCCAAATGCAGGAAAAGCTATGCTCTTTAAGAAAAGCTCATCCGCTCTCAGCAAAGAATTATAAGTGGCCTCTCTTATCATTCGCTCGCTTGTCCTTAGATCCTGACCCATAACAGCAGCATGTATAACATATTTAGCCTTAAGTTTCCCTGCCTTAGTAACTATCGCTTCCCCTATTGGAATCGGCCCCTTGGAGACGGCTTCACGCTCTATCTCATCTCCTCCCTTTCTCTTTATCGCACCCGCTACTCCAGCCCCCATCCAAAGGTGATTATTGGCAGCGTTAACTATAGCATCAACCTCAAATTCCGTTATGTCTCCCTTCTCAAGCCTTATAACCGTCTTACCTATCTTAAGCAAACAAGCTCACCTCCCTTAAGACCCTGCCATCGCGTAAAGAAAGGAGCTTAAGGACGTCATTCTCTACCAACCCTACTGTTGGTCCCTCTTCGCTTTTAGGCAAACTAGGAGATCCAGGATTAAAGAACCAAATACCGTTCTTTTTCTCCAAGTGAAATTTATGAGTATGCCCACTAACCACAAGCTTAACACCAAGCTTAGTAACAAATTTCATGATCTCCTCCTCTGACAAGGAATGCCCGTGATGAGCGAAAACCCTAAAACCTCCAAGATCGTAAATTATGTAAGGATTCAAGATAGGAAAATCTATAGCTAACTGATCTACATCTGCATCACAGTTTCCTCTAGCTACCAAAAGAGGAATCTGTAAAGAGTTTATCGCCTGAGCTAAGCCCTTAGGATCGTGCCTCTCAGGAAAGGGATTTCTCGGACCATGATAAAGAATATCACCCGCATGAATTATAAGATCGACATCTCCAAAAAGCCTTAAACTTTCCTCCCAGGCCTTAAGTCCACCATGAGTATCGCTTAAGATCCCAACTCTCATTCTTCTAACCCTCCTCCCATTTTCTCAATAGAAAAAGCCTTATCGATTAGTAAAACTGGAATACCATCATCTATTGGATAGGCTAACTTACAGCTTTTACATATATAAAATCTCTCTTCACGATCAAGCTCTAAGTCCCCTTTACATTTAGGACAGGCTATCAAATTAAGAAGCTCCCTTAAATCCATATACATCACCCCATATTTAATTTTATCAGAGCAAGCAATAGATAATCACCTACAAAAGAAAAAACACCGACAACCAAATATATCATCGAAATAAATAGCAAAGCTAAATAATGAGATAAAGTTAGGATTAAAACTATGTTAAAATAAAGTTAAGATACTACTGAAATAAAGTCGAAATTGATAGTTACAAAAGGAGGGTAGGTAATGACAGATATAAGTGTAGTGCTTAGCGGAGAGGCAGGGCAAGGAATTCAAACGCTAGAACATGTTCTTACCCATATACTGAAAAACTCAGGGCTACATGTCTTTGCTACAAAGGAGTATATGTCCCGCATTAGAGGAGGGAACAATACGACCGAGATTAGAGTCTCATCAGAAAGGATTCGCGCTTTAATCGATAGAATTGATATATTAATACCTCTGGGGAAAAACGCAACCTACAGGCTTGAAAACCGCATAACCGATAAAACTCTTGTAATAGGTGAAAGGGAATTTATAGAAACATCGCCCGGTGAGAAGATAGAGGTCCCCTTCTTGGAGATGGCAAAACAGTTAGGAAACAAGCTTTTTGCAAACTCTATAGCGATAGGCTTCCTATCGGGCTTATTAGGAGCCGATGAATCAGCGCTAGAAAATCAAATTAAAGAGCAGTTTAAGGGAAAAGGAGAGGAAATAATTAAAAGCAATACACTTGCTGCAACCGAAGGCTACAAACGAGGCAAGGAGATCTCCCACAATATAGGGTTATCTCTGAAGAAGCACGAGTATGTTAAAGATGAGCTCATATTAAACGGAGCGGAATCCGTTGGCCTTGGAGCAATCGCTGGAGGCTGTAACTTCGTTTCATCTTATCCGATGTCACCATCTACATCTGTACTGGTCTTTATCGCTCAACACAAGAATGATTTCGGAATAGTTGTTGAACAAGCGGAAGATGAAATAGCCGCCATGAACATGATTATAGGAGCTTGGTACGCTGGCGCAAGAGGATTAGTTACAACATCAGGTGGAGGATTCGCCTTAATGGGGGAGGCCTTAAGCCTTGCCGGGATGCTAGAAACCCCTGTTGTGATACACCTCGCTCAGAGGCCAGGCCCTGCAACTGGACTACCAACAAGAACGGAACAGGGAGATCTAAACCTAGCACTATATGCAGGACATGGAGAATTCCCAAGAATAATATACTCACCCGGAAACATAGAAGAGGCCTTTTATATCACTCAGATGGCTTTCAACATGGCTGATAAATACCAAATCCCGGTGTTCATACTAA harbors:
- a CDS encoding Trm112 family protein; translated protein: MDLRELLNLIACPKCKGDLELDREERFYICKSCKLAYPIDDGIPVLLIDKAFSIEKMGGGLEE
- the yfcE gene encoding phosphodiesterase codes for the protein MRVGILSDTHGGLKAWEESLRLFGDVDLIIHAGDILYHGPRNPFPERHDPKGLAQAINSLQIPLLVARGNCDADVDQLAIDFPILNPYIIYDLGGFRVFAHHGHSLSEEEIMKFVTKLGVKLVVSGHTHKFHLEKKNGIWFFNPGSPSLPKSEEGPTVGLVENDVLKLLSLRDGRVLREVSLFA
- a CDS encoding macro domain-containing protein, whose amino-acid sequence is MLKIGKTVIRLEKGDITEFEVDAIVNAANNHLWMGAGVAGAIKRKGGDEIEREAVSKGPIPIGEAIVTKAGKLKAKYVIHAAVMGQDLRTSERMIREATYNSLLRADELFLKSIAFPAFGTGVGGFPFDRCAKAMLDEVRLYLIEAENTNLEEIIFVLYTEEVFKAFERELKLLEEKVKK
- a CDS encoding 2-oxoacid:acceptor oxidoreductase subunit alpha, yielding MTDISVVLSGEAGQGIQTLEHVLTHILKNSGLHVFATKEYMSRIRGGNNTTEIRVSSERIRALIDRIDILIPLGKNATYRLENRITDKTLVIGEREFIETSPGEKIEVPFLEMAKQLGNKLFANSIAIGFLSGLLGADESALENQIKEQFKGKGEEIIKSNTLAATEGYKRGKEISHNIGLSLKKHEYVKDELILNGAESVGLGAIAGGCNFVSSYPMSPSTSVLVFIAQHKNDFGIVVEQAEDEIAAMNMIIGAWYAGARGLVTTSGGGFALMGEALSLAGMLETPVVIHLAQRPGPATGLPTRTEQGDLNLALYAGHGEFPRIIYSPGNIEEAFYITQMAFNMADKYQIPVFILTDQYLIDSFYNLPPFDLKNIRVEKYIVKTEKSYLRYSLTEDGISPRGVPGYGEGLVKVDSDEHDEYGHITEDFEIRRKMVEKRLKKGEKLKEEILKPKLIGDENFQTLIVAWGSTLEVIREAISDMKGIALLHFSQVWPIDSSVVKLLERAKKVIAIEANATGQFANLIRQTTGFYIKERILKYNGIQFSVEELKSKIEGVI